The Tautonia rosea genome includes a window with the following:
- a CDS encoding ABC-F family ATP-binding cassette domain-containing protein: MILASASGLGRQYTGDPIFTDLAFEIRAGERIGLVGPNGAGKTTLMRLLAGIDQPDMGRLNIRQGIRVSLLKQQPDFDPKKTLFEVARSGLASLLELQDELEEAAREMAEADDDADRDRASRRFADLQDQLEHQDAYAIEHRVEEIVSGLGFKTEEFHRPAGTFSGGQQSRLMLARLLLESPDLMLLDEPTNHLDVATVSWLEAYLSRQPTGMVIVSHDRYFLDATVTKIWELFQGRVDAYPGNYSQYWKLREERAKVLERRAEKQAEQAAHLQKFIDKFSAGTRATQAKDKAKKLERVMSEDIELMRNISGPPMGFDEVVRSGDVVIEAKDLSKSYDKPLFNRLNLTVQRGQCVAIMGPNGAGKSTLIKTLIGRVKPDEGEVKLGHKVTVGYYDQGLESLPADTPVLRAVWPDDDPSWVMQDVRDLLGKFGLSGDLALQTVGKLSGGEKGKAALARLAATGANLLVMDEPTNHLDIWSCDALERTIREFEGTVLVVSHDRYFLNQVADRLIVVDGGRARVVEGDYEVYRRMLDQEAEALAAKQRAADDRNGSAKGGGSSSATRSADASPKGKKKKKYPYRKAADIEREIAEVEAEMGELEHALGLSETWKDADRARAAQERYDDLAESIKALYEHWEEALEYNG, encoded by the coding sequence ATGATCCTCGCCTCCGCCTCCGGACTCGGCCGCCAGTACACCGGCGACCCGATCTTCACCGATCTTGCGTTCGAAATCCGGGCCGGAGAGCGGATCGGCCTGGTCGGGCCGAACGGCGCGGGCAAGACGACCCTCATGCGCCTGCTCGCCGGCATCGATCAGCCCGACATGGGCCGTTTGAACATCAGGCAAGGCATTCGCGTCAGCCTCCTGAAGCAGCAGCCCGATTTCGACCCGAAGAAGACCCTGTTCGAGGTCGCCCGGTCCGGCCTCGCCTCGTTGCTCGAACTGCAGGATGAGCTGGAAGAAGCCGCTCGGGAAATGGCCGAGGCCGACGACGACGCCGACCGCGATCGAGCCTCCCGACGCTTTGCCGACCTGCAAGACCAGCTCGAACACCAGGACGCCTACGCCATCGAGCACCGGGTCGAGGAGATCGTCTCCGGGCTCGGCTTCAAGACGGAGGAGTTCCACCGCCCCGCCGGCACCTTCTCCGGCGGACAGCAGTCGCGCTTGATGCTCGCCCGGCTCCTGCTCGAAAGCCCCGATTTGATGCTCCTCGACGAGCCGACGAACCACCTCGACGTGGCCACCGTCTCCTGGCTCGAAGCCTACCTCTCGCGACAGCCGACCGGCATGGTCATTGTCAGCCACGACCGCTACTTCCTCGATGCCACCGTCACCAAGATCTGGGAACTCTTTCAAGGGCGGGTCGACGCCTATCCGGGCAACTACTCCCAGTACTGGAAGCTCCGGGAGGAGCGGGCCAAGGTCCTCGAACGTCGCGCCGAGAAGCAGGCCGAGCAGGCTGCCCACCTCCAGAAGTTCATCGACAAATTCTCCGCCGGCACCCGAGCCACCCAGGCCAAGGACAAGGCCAAGAAGCTCGAACGGGTCATGTCCGAAGACATCGAGCTGATGCGGAACATCTCCGGCCCGCCAATGGGCTTCGATGAGGTCGTTCGCTCGGGAGACGTGGTGATCGAGGCCAAGGACCTGAGCAAATCGTACGACAAGCCCCTGTTCAACCGCCTCAACCTGACCGTCCAGCGCGGCCAGTGCGTCGCCATCATGGGGCCGAACGGCGCGGGCAAATCGACTCTTATCAAAACCTTGATCGGTCGGGTCAAGCCGGACGAAGGGGAGGTCAAACTCGGCCACAAGGTCACGGTCGGCTACTACGATCAGGGGCTCGAATCCCTGCCGGCCGACACCCCCGTCCTCCGCGCTGTCTGGCCCGACGATGACCCATCCTGGGTCATGCAGGACGTCCGCGACCTGCTCGGCAAGTTCGGCCTCTCAGGCGACCTGGCCCTGCAGACCGTCGGCAAGCTTTCGGGAGGCGAGAAAGGCAAGGCCGCCCTGGCCCGCCTGGCCGCCACGGGAGCCAATCTCCTGGTGATGGACGAGCCAACGAACCACCTCGACATCTGGTCGTGTGACGCGCTGGAGCGGACGATCCGGGAGTTCGAAGGAACCGTCCTCGTCGTCAGCCACGACCGCTATTTCCTCAACCAGGTGGCCGATCGTCTGATCGTCGTCGATGGCGGCCGTGCCCGGGTGGTCGAGGGGGATTACGAGGTCTACCGCCGGATGCTCGATCAGGAGGCCGAGGCCCTCGCCGCCAAGCAACGCGCTGCCGACGACCGCAACGGCTCGGCCAAAGGAGGAGGCTCCTCCTCGGCGACCCGATCGGCCGATGCCTCTCCGAAGGGCAAGAAAAAGAAGAAGTACCCCTACCGTAAGGCCGCCGATATCGAGCGCGAGATCGCCGAGGTCGAGGCCGAAATGGGCGAGCTCGAACACGCCCTCGGCCTTTCCGAAACCTGGAAAGACGCCGACCGCGCCCGCGCCGCTCAGGAACGTTACGACGACCTGGCCGAGTCCATCAAGGCCCTTTACGAACATTGGGAAGAGGCCCTGGAGTATAATGGCTAA
- a CDS encoding metallophosphoesterase, protein MPDPQRILPLIRRAALLSRATPGRVGSVVAIPPDAVDDLMVVGDLHGNLIAFRKVLAVADLNSHSKRHLVLQELVHGDSFYPDEGGDRSHQLVDLVAALKCQFPDRVHLILGNHELSELTGRPIAKNGVALNALFRAGVETAYGPMADTMIEAYHDLFRSLPLAVRCPNRVMLCHTLPDGKFLDDLDLEPLRTGVWPPSSMQRGGAVYAMTWGRDDRPETADRFAEMVDADCFITGHQPCDDSFRVANHRQLIIDGTGPYPAYCLFPAHAPATVDALKDAVRLLDLAAG, encoded by the coding sequence ATGCCCGACCCGCAACGCATTCTCCCCTTGATCCGCCGCGCGGCACTGTTGTCTCGGGCCACTCCGGGAAGGGTCGGCAGCGTTGTGGCGATCCCTCCCGATGCCGTGGACGACCTGATGGTCGTGGGCGACCTGCACGGCAATCTGATCGCCTTCCGCAAGGTCCTGGCCGTTGCCGACCTCAACTCCCATTCGAAGCGCCATCTGGTCCTGCAAGAACTCGTCCACGGCGACAGCTTCTACCCGGACGAAGGGGGGGACCGCTCGCATCAACTCGTCGATCTGGTCGCGGCGTTGAAGTGCCAGTTCCCCGATCGGGTGCATCTGATCCTCGGCAACCACGAACTCTCGGAGCTGACCGGCAGGCCGATCGCCAAGAACGGCGTGGCGCTCAACGCCCTGTTCCGAGCCGGGGTCGAAACCGCCTATGGCCCCATGGCCGACACCATGATCGAAGCCTATCACGACCTCTTTCGATCCCTCCCCCTGGCCGTCCGATGCCCGAACCGGGTGATGCTGTGCCACACGCTGCCCGACGGCAAGTTTCTCGACGACCTCGATCTGGAACCCCTGCGCACCGGCGTCTGGCCTCCCTCCTCCATGCAGCGCGGCGGAGCCGTGTACGCCATGACCTGGGGACGCGACGATCGCCCCGAAACCGCCGACCGCTTTGCCGAGATGGTTGACGCCGACTGCTTCATCACTGGGCATCAGCCCTGTGACGACAGCTTCCGGGTGGCCAACCACCGCCAGCTCATCATCGACGGCACCGGCCCTTATCCGGCCTACTGCCTCTTTCCCGCCCACGCTCCGGCCACGGTCGACGCACTCAAGGACGCCGTTCGATTGCTCGACCTTGCCGCAGGCTAA
- a CDS encoding YggS family pyridoxal phosphate-dependent enzyme, giving the protein MIEDRIRENLGRVRGRIAEAARRSGRAADSVRLVAVTKKNPPERILPLISHGQLDLGENFPQELWKKVEALADQPVRWHLIGHLQTNKAKRTAAMVHLIHSVDSLKLLRLIDDLESPPAVLLQANCSGEEAKHGWAPEAMLAEAEAIASCRRVPIIGLMTMAGYDTTNEEARPTFALLRDLRDRMRSRTGLDLPELSMGMSGDFEAGIEEGATLVRVGSALFEGLDAP; this is encoded by the coding sequence ATGATTGAGGATCGCATTCGAGAGAACCTGGGACGCGTTCGCGGCCGGATCGCCGAGGCCGCCCGCCGATCGGGCCGCGCCGCCGATTCCGTCCGGCTGGTCGCGGTCACGAAGAAAAACCCTCCCGAGCGCATCCTGCCCCTCATTTCCCACGGACAGCTTGACCTCGGCGAGAACTTCCCCCAGGAGCTCTGGAAGAAGGTCGAGGCGTTGGCCGATCAGCCCGTCCGCTGGCACCTGATCGGCCACCTGCAGACGAACAAGGCGAAGCGGACCGCGGCGATGGTCCACCTGATCCACAGCGTCGACTCGCTCAAGTTGCTCCGCCTGATCGACGACCTGGAGTCTCCCCCCGCCGTCCTGCTCCAGGCCAACTGCTCGGGCGAGGAGGCCAAGCACGGCTGGGCCCCCGAGGCGATGCTCGCCGAGGCCGAGGCCATTGCCTCGTGCCGCCGCGTTCCGATCATCGGCCTGATGACGATGGCCGGCTACGACACGACCAACGAGGAAGCCCGCCCCACCTTCGCCCTGCTCCGCGACCTGCGCGACCGGATGCGATCACGCACCGGCCTCGACCTCCCCGAGCTTTCGATGGGCATGTCCGGCGACTTCGAGGCCGGCATTGAGGAAGGGGCCACGCTTGTCCGCGTCGGCTCGGCCCTGTTCGAGGGGCTCGACGCGCCGTGA
- a CDS encoding DUF167 domain-containing protein gives MIALTAHADGTVIPVVAQPGAKRPGVLGERNVALRLAVSAPPDKGKANAALATLLAEVVGCKPSAVVLLSGATSRQKRFLISGLTPDEVRDRLAATLPSTSSTKR, from the coding sequence GTGATCGCCCTGACGGCCCACGCCGATGGCACCGTCATCCCCGTCGTCGCCCAGCCCGGCGCGAAGCGTCCCGGCGTCCTCGGCGAGCGCAACGTTGCCCTCCGCCTCGCCGTCTCCGCCCCTCCGGATAAGGGCAAGGCGAATGCTGCCCTGGCGACCTTGCTGGCCGAGGTGGTTGGTTGCAAGCCGTCCGCGGTTGTCCTTCTGTCCGGCGCGACGAGCCGGCAGAAGCGGTTCTTAATCTCCGGACTGACACCGGACGAGGTCCGCGATCGCCTGGCGGCTACTCTGCCTTCCACCTCTTCGACGAAGCGCTAA
- a CDS encoding DUF2262 domain-containing protein, with product MSEHEAIDDPVLGRLRWDAVRGEWVFAFTVPSGKSVRGGITPEDSRLPLEHQGLTEIRDCVSWIVSNEPSIRAFIADHMFEGWKSGWYNEEIDEVITKEGFQEAISMSGVSILEDRVATLYYNDAGLFGGHAIVLSVRGRGEHFIDEPQLWG from the coding sequence ATGTCCGAGCACGAGGCTATCGATGATCCTGTCCTGGGGAGGCTGAGATGGGATGCCGTCCGTGGAGAATGGGTCTTTGCGTTCACCGTTCCGAGCGGAAAGTCAGTCCGAGGTGGCATTACCCCTGAGGACAGCCGTCTACCTTTGGAACATCAGGGCTTAACGGAGATCCGGGATTGTGTCAGTTGGATTGTGAGCAACGAACCTTCCATTCGAGCCTTTATTGCAGATCATATGTTCGAGGGCTGGAAAAGTGGTTGGTACAACGAGGAAATCGACGAAGTGATCACAAAAGAGGGATTTCAAGAAGCCATTAGCATGTCAGGAGTCAGCATTCTGGAAGATCGAGTTGCTACGCTCTACTACAACGACGCTGGGCTTTTCGGCGGTCACGCGATCGTATTGTCCGTGAGAGGAAGGGGCGAGCATTTCATTGATGAACCTCAACTCTGGGGCTGA
- the aroA gene encoding 3-phosphoshikimate 1-carboxyvinyltransferase produces MPDFPAEVTVTPLPQPPKASVRVPGSKSLTNRALVVAGLARGRSTLTGALDSDDTRVMIESLRRLGLSVEHDPASATIVIEGQGRHLPAEKADLFVGNSGTTLRFLTAMVCVTRGTYRLDGVPRMRERPVADLLLALNRLGADARSEFDNGCPPVIVQADGLDGGYAEVRGDVSSQFLSGLLMALPCAKGPTTVEVMGTLVSKPYIAMTMEVMAAFGRRISNRDFKRFNVEPAPYSARTYAIEPDASAASYFFAAAAITGGSITVEGLGTESIQGDIGFVDLLEHMGCTVERSKSSITVTGNAPLVGIDVDMNAISDTVMTLAAVALFADGPTRIRNIAHIRHKETDRIAALAAELRKLGAEVDEQPDGMMIFPPSTITPARIHTYDDHRMAMSFALVGLKAEGVTILDPGCVAKTYPGFWDDLARLG; encoded by the coding sequence ATGCCGGATTTTCCCGCCGAAGTCACCGTCACCCCCCTGCCCCAACCTCCCAAGGCATCCGTTCGGGTGCCGGGATCGAAAAGCCTGACGAACCGGGCGCTGGTGGTCGCCGGCCTGGCTCGGGGGCGGAGCACCCTGACCGGCGCCCTCGACAGCGACGACACGCGGGTGATGATCGAGAGCCTTCGTCGCCTGGGCCTGAGCGTTGAGCATGATCCTGCCTCGGCCACGATCGTGATTGAAGGTCAGGGGCGGCACCTGCCGGCGGAGAAGGCTGATCTGTTCGTCGGGAATTCGGGGACGACCTTGCGGTTCCTGACGGCGATGGTCTGCGTCACCCGGGGGACGTACCGGCTCGATGGCGTCCCTCGGATGCGCGAGCGTCCGGTGGCCGATTTGCTGCTGGCGCTCAACCGGCTCGGGGCCGATGCCCGGAGCGAGTTCGACAACGGTTGCCCGCCCGTGATCGTCCAGGCCGACGGGCTCGACGGCGGCTATGCCGAGGTCCGGGGCGATGTGTCGAGCCAGTTCCTCAGCGGCCTGCTGATGGCCCTGCCCTGCGCCAAGGGGCCGACGACGGTGGAGGTGATGGGCACGCTCGTCTCGAAGCCGTACATCGCCATGACGATGGAGGTGATGGCCGCCTTCGGCCGTCGGATCAGCAACCGCGACTTCAAGCGGTTCAACGTCGAGCCGGCCCCCTACTCGGCCCGGACCTACGCGATCGAGCCCGACGCCTCGGCCGCCAGTTACTTCTTCGCCGCCGCGGCGATCACGGGCGGGTCGATCACGGTGGAAGGGCTCGGGACCGAGAGCATCCAGGGGGACATCGGCTTCGTCGATCTTTTGGAGCACATGGGCTGCACCGTCGAGCGGTCGAAGTCGTCGATCACCGTTACCGGCAACGCACCGCTCGTCGGGATCGACGTGGACATGAACGCCATCAGCGACACGGTGATGACCCTCGCCGCCGTCGCCCTCTTCGCCGACGGGCCGACCCGGATCCGCAACATCGCCCACATCCGGCACAAGGAGACCGACCGCATCGCCGCCCTCGCCGCCGAACTGCGCAAGCTCGGTGCCGAGGTGGACGAGCAACCCGACGGTATGATGATCTTCCCGCCCTCGACCATCACCCCCGCCCGCATTCACACCTACGACGACCACCGGATGGCCATGTCCTTCGCCCTCGTCGGTCTGAAGGCCGAGGGGGTGACGATCCTCGACCCCGGTTGCGTCGCCAAGACTTACCCCGGCTTCTGGGACGACCTGGCCCGTCTCGGCTAA
- a CDS encoding SPL family radical SAM protein has product MELAIAEPEQGMLTGRSVLTVRYVRRRGPLLRPARGGVRESGLYGIDLTAGCAMGCAFCFVKGTMRDPGPGRLLFDPRVVKAIGPAIEALDVPPKRVVLSPSSDPLPPIREVRSATLRIIEQLLERGIEVVVMTRGRVTRDLARLLGSAPDRVRVAVGVTTLGRSLSRALEPSAPLGTRRLKGMECLIEAGIPVEARLEPLIPGLTDTRENLRPLLRELGRIGVREAMVHYAFLQPAVIPTLREALTPFGYTERLVDLYEGGPVFSVGEAGATKHVPLDARREGLARVIAWGAEAGLIVSTGSAQNPDLPKIEAVSPKAEAPLPTLRSSQAKEVSREAAAVSCETSD; this is encoded by the coding sequence ATGGAGCTTGCAATCGCGGAACCGGAGCAGGGGATGCTCACCGGGCGGTCGGTGCTTACGGTGCGATATGTCCGGCGGCGCGGGCCGCTGCTGCGACCGGCCCGGGGAGGGGTCCGGGAGTCGGGGCTTTATGGCATTGACCTGACGGCCGGCTGCGCAATGGGGTGCGCCTTCTGCTTTGTGAAGGGGACGATGCGTGATCCGGGGCCGGGGCGGTTGCTGTTCGATCCGAGGGTGGTCAAGGCGATCGGCCCGGCGATCGAGGCGCTCGACGTGCCTCCGAAACGGGTGGTTTTGAGCCCGAGCAGCGACCCTTTGCCGCCGATTCGGGAGGTTCGGTCGGCGACACTCCGGATCATCGAGCAGTTGCTGGAACGGGGGATCGAGGTCGTTGTGATGACCCGAGGACGTGTGACGCGGGACCTGGCGCGGTTGCTCGGGTCGGCTCCGGATCGGGTGCGGGTGGCGGTGGGTGTGACGACGCTGGGTCGATCCCTGAGCAGGGCGCTGGAGCCGTCGGCTCCTCTGGGGACGCGACGATTGAAGGGGATGGAGTGCCTGATCGAGGCCGGGATTCCGGTCGAGGCGCGACTTGAACCCTTGATCCCCGGCCTGACGGACACGAGGGAGAACCTTCGGCCCTTGCTCCGGGAACTGGGAAGAATTGGCGTCCGCGAGGCGATGGTGCACTACGCCTTCTTGCAACCGGCGGTGATCCCGACGCTCCGGGAGGCCCTCACGCCGTTTGGGTACACCGAGCGGCTGGTGGACCTTTACGAAGGGGGGCCGGTGTTTTCGGTCGGCGAGGCCGGAGCGACGAAGCATGTGCCGCTCGATGCGCGTCGGGAAGGCTTGGCGCGGGTGATCGCCTGGGGAGCCGAGGCGGGACTGATCGTCAGTACCGGATCGGCCCAGAATCCGGACCTGCCGAAGATTGAAGCGGTTTCACCGAAGGCCGAGGCTCCCCTGCCGACACTTCGATCGAGCCAGGCGAAGGAAGTCAGCCGAGAAGCGGCCGCGGTCTCATGCGAGACGAGCGATTAG
- a CDS encoding DUF1559 domain-containing protein, with protein MKRTRGFTLIELLVVIAIIGILIALLLPAVQSAREAANRMSSQNNLKQMGLALHNYESGVGALPGFGESTAFGYSVHARILPYMEQENLRTLINYEQPLYVGSGPWISLNPVQGTAAQTIIGGFLCPSDAQEPMFDQYFGGRMAGTNYVVNMGSGTGLFYDINFRTDGLFWNGSAVRLADIRDGLSNTMAVSQCLLGIGFDSEGPMPAEAGRQTSNLGAILRTNRGNPGLVMDGQPVVNPDLATLTASTTRWRGDRGYSWISGRQVPVAFDAYLGPNSRIPDVSAHGRGWTAARSNHPGGVNVLMADGSVRFVKDTINLLTWRALATRAGGEVISADQF; from the coding sequence ATGAAGCGAACCCGCGGCTTCACGCTCATCGAGTTGCTGGTTGTGATTGCCATCATCGGGATCCTGATCGCCCTGCTGCTGCCAGCGGTGCAATCGGCCCGCGAGGCGGCCAACCGGATGAGCAGCCAGAACAACCTGAAGCAGATGGGCCTGGCCCTGCACAACTACGAGTCGGGCGTCGGGGCCCTGCCCGGCTTCGGCGAATCGACGGCCTTCGGCTACTCGGTCCATGCGCGGATCCTGCCCTACATGGAGCAGGAGAATCTGCGGACGTTGATCAATTACGAGCAGCCGCTCTACGTCGGGTCCGGCCCCTGGATCAGCCTGAATCCCGTGCAGGGAACCGCCGCGCAGACGATCATCGGCGGCTTTCTCTGCCCCAGCGACGCTCAGGAGCCGATGTTCGATCAGTACTTCGGCGGTCGGATGGCGGGCACGAACTACGTCGTCAACATGGGGTCGGGCACAGGGCTGTTTTACGACATCAACTTCCGGACCGATGGCCTCTTCTGGAACGGATCGGCGGTTCGGCTGGCTGACATCCGAGACGGACTGTCGAACACCATGGCCGTCTCGCAGTGCTTGCTCGGGATCGGGTTCGACTCCGAAGGCCCCATGCCGGCCGAAGCCGGCCGACAGACATCCAACCTGGGAGCTATCCTGCGGACCAACCGGGGCAATCCCGGCCTGGTGATGGACGGTCAACCGGTGGTCAATCCCGACCTGGCGACCTTGACCGCGTCCACAACCCGATGGCGAGGCGATCGTGGCTACTCCTGGATCTCGGGTCGTCAGGTGCCGGTGGCCTTCGACGCCTATCTGGGCCCCAATAGCCGGATTCCCGACGTCAGTGCCCACGGGCGCGGATGGACGGCCGCCCGGAGCAACCATCCCGGCGGGGTGAACGTCCTGATGGCCGACGGCAGCGTCCGGTTCGTCAAGGACACGATCAATCTGCTCACCTGGCGGGCCCTCGCCACCCGGGCCGGCGGAGAGGTCATCTCCGCCGACCAGTTCTGA
- a CDS encoding DUF1800 domain-containing protein encodes MKRVRAFRAVEGNCLDATSAAHLLSRVGFGGTPEEIQRLVDVPVDQAVAWLLDAAEAAEPPQPPAWVRSPWVNTERRFADTPREESAENHRNTRRRYASEMNDLRSWWLGQMIASETPLREVMTLFWHGHFTSANDKVGISQAMYEQNATLRRHALGNFRTLLGDITRDAAMMMYLDLEDSDAQQPNENYARELFELFTLGIGHYTERDIQETARALTGWTLDVPPGVAKPDRPTEPGTPRNFSRDGLHPTFVPDRHDDGEKTIFGQSGRFGLEDVLDLVVSREETALHLATRLIDFFGVSDPEGTLRPRLAAAFRESEFEIRPVLLALFTAPECYDESSRGTLIKSPVRLLVGACRQLRLEVEPTPSLAELTAAMGQALFDPPNVKGWPGGRAWIGSGTLAVRYQLADALLESRIPAGLEPIGFDRFLLVPRDPSQMQERMERMEQAMADRSTERNKDGIKTRFDADSLFPDGPPESPVALVDAMLDRLIVTSVRETTRKGLIRACQTAPAADRPAVVARLILASPEFQMA; translated from the coding sequence ATGAAACGCGTTCGAGCTTTCCGAGCTGTCGAGGGGAATTGCCTCGATGCCACGTCGGCCGCTCACCTCCTCAGCCGTGTCGGTTTCGGCGGAACTCCCGAGGAAATCCAACGCCTGGTCGATGTGCCCGTCGATCAGGCCGTGGCCTGGTTGCTCGATGCCGCAGAGGCCGCCGAGCCTCCCCAGCCTCCCGCCTGGGTCCGCTCTCCCTGGGTGAACACCGAACGACGCTTCGCCGACACCCCCCGCGAGGAATCGGCCGAGAATCACCGAAACACCCGCCGCCGCTACGCCTCTGAGATGAACGATCTCCGCTCCTGGTGGCTGGGTCAGATGATCGCCTCAGAAACCCCGTTGCGCGAGGTCATGACCCTCTTTTGGCACGGTCACTTCACCAGCGCCAACGACAAGGTCGGCATTTCGCAGGCCATGTACGAGCAAAATGCCACTCTCCGACGGCACGCGCTGGGGAACTTCCGGACCTTGCTCGGCGACATCACTCGAGATGCCGCCATGATGATGTACCTCGATCTGGAAGACAGTGACGCTCAGCAACCGAACGAAAACTACGCCCGAGAACTCTTTGAACTGTTCACCCTTGGGATCGGTCACTACACCGAGCGCGACATCCAGGAAACCGCCCGGGCGCTGACCGGCTGGACCCTCGACGTTCCTCCTGGCGTGGCAAAGCCCGACCGGCCCACCGAGCCGGGCACCCCGCGTAACTTCTCCCGAGACGGCCTGCATCCCACCTTCGTCCCCGACCGTCACGACGACGGCGAGAAGACCATTTTCGGCCAGTCGGGCCGCTTCGGGCTGGAAGACGTGCTCGATCTGGTCGTCTCTCGTGAGGAAACGGCGCTCCATCTGGCGACCAGGCTCATCGACTTCTTCGGCGTGTCCGACCCCGAAGGAACCTTACGCCCTCGCCTGGCCGCCGCCTTCCGGGAATCCGAATTCGAGATCCGCCCGGTCCTGCTCGCCCTGTTCACCGCTCCCGAATGTTACGACGAGTCCTCCCGAGGAACCTTGATCAAGAGCCCCGTTCGCTTGCTCGTCGGGGCCTGCCGACAGCTTCGCCTGGAGGTCGAGCCCACCCCGAGCCTCGCAGAGCTGACCGCCGCGATGGGCCAAGCGCTCTTCGATCCGCCGAACGTCAAGGGATGGCCCGGCGGCCGGGCCTGGATCGGCTCGGGGACGCTCGCCGTGCGATACCAGCTGGCCGATGCCCTGCTGGAAAGCCGCATCCCCGCCGGCCTGGAGCCGATCGGCTTCGATCGATTCCTCCTCGTGCCGCGCGACCCGTCGCAGATGCAGGAACGCATGGAACGCATGGAACAGGCCATGGCCGATCGCAGCACCGAGCGGAACAAGGACGGGATCAAAACACGTTTTGACGCCGATAGCCTGTTTCCCGACGGTCCCCCCGAATCTCCTGTCGCACTGGTCGATGCGATGCTCGACCGCCTGATCGTCACCTCGGTGCGAGAGACGACCCGCAAGGGCTTGATTCGCGCCTGCCAGACGGCTCCGGCCGCCGACCGCCCGGCGGTGGTTGCCCGCCTGATCCTGGCCTCTCCCGAATTTCAGATGGCCTGA
- a CDS encoding DUF1501 domain-containing protein → MLIQMGRRAFLQRAVGLAALTGTVPAFLQKTSLAFDGDPSRDVLPIPGLNDNRVLVVVQLAGGNDALNTVVPYQDDAYYRARPNLAIPSAEVLRINDDLGLHPELVELRGLLDDGNLAVVQGVGYPNPDRSHFRSTEIWETASPPETAWTDGWLGRYFDNECSGVNSPMIGLQLGERPAQTFAHPRPRAVTMANPAIFDWPDEGPLGLGFEQINQVEPTGLDELDYVQRTANATLAASRRIREAIQNDPTEASYAPFAFSQSLKLVAQMIAAEVPTRVYYVSLGGFDTHARQDRRHASLLQELSQGLAAFRNDLAARGHLDRTLVMTFSEFGRRVAENQSGGTDHGTAGSMLLMGSEIRPGLLGDRPDLSRLDDEGDPRFTVDFRSVYAAVLSDWFGADAEAILKTRFEPFPILDPARTRV, encoded by the coding sequence ATGTTGATTCAGATGGGCCGTCGAGCCTTTCTTCAACGAGCGGTGGGGCTGGCCGCACTCACCGGGACGGTCCCGGCCTTTCTTCAGAAGACTAGCCTTGCCTTTGACGGCGACCCGAGCCGAGACGTCCTGCCGATCCCCGGCCTGAACGACAACCGCGTCTTGGTCGTCGTCCAGCTTGCCGGCGGCAACGACGCTCTGAACACGGTCGTCCCGTATCAAGACGATGCCTACTACCGGGCCCGGCCGAACCTGGCGATCCCCTCGGCCGAGGTCCTTCGCATCAACGATGACCTCGGTCTCCATCCCGAACTCGTCGAGCTGCGCGGCTTGCTCGACGATGGCAATCTGGCCGTCGTCCAGGGGGTCGGCTATCCCAACCCCGATCGCTCGCACTTCCGATCGACCGAGATCTGGGAAACTGCCTCCCCTCCCGAAACCGCCTGGACCGACGGCTGGCTCGGCCGATACTTCGACAACGAGTGCAGCGGTGTCAATTCCCCCATGATCGGCCTGCAACTCGGCGAACGACCGGCCCAGACGTTCGCCCACCCGAGGCCCCGAGCGGTCACGATGGCCAACCCCGCCATCTTCGACTGGCCCGACGAGGGGCCGCTCGGCCTTGGCTTTGAACAAATCAATCAGGTCGAGCCGACCGGCCTCGACGAGCTCGATTATGTCCAGAGAACGGCCAACGCCACGCTTGCCGCCTCCCGTCGCATCCGGGAGGCGATCCAGAACGATCCGACCGAGGCAAGCTACGCTCCCTTCGCCTTCTCACAATCATTGAAGCTCGTCGCCCAGATGATTGCCGCCGAGGTCCCGACACGCGTCTACTACGTCTCGCTCGGCGGCTTCGACACTCACGCCCGCCAGGACCGACGCCACGCCAGCCTCCTCCAGGAACTGAGCCAGGGGCTGGCCGCCTTCCGGAACGACCTGGCCGCTCGCGGCCATCTTGACCGCACGCTCGTCATGACCTTCTCGGAATTCGGGCGTCGGGTCGCCGAGAACCAGTCAGGGGGTACCGACCACGGTACCGCCGGCTCCATGCTGCTGATGGGCAGCGAGATTCGTCCCGGATTGCTCGGCGATCGGCCCGACCTCTCCCGGCTCGACGACGAAGGCGACCCCCGCTTCACCGTCGATTTCCGATCCGTCTACGCCGCCGTGCTGTCCGACTGGTTTGGCGCCGATGCCGAGGCGATCCTCAAGACCCGCTTCGAGCCCTTCCCCATCCTCGATCCCGCCCGGACTCGCGTCTGA